The DNA window CTGCCACAGAGTATCTGGATCGCGGGGTGTGTGCGGTGGACCTTGCAGGGGATGAGGCATCCTATCCGGCATCACAGTTTACAGACCTGTTTGCGGAGGCGAGAGCACTGGGTATCCCGTTTACGATCCATGCAGGTGAATGCCACAGCACGGAAAATGTGAGAACTTCGATCGAGATGGGCGCAAAAAGGATCGGACACGGGATCGCGATGAAAGAAGATCCGGAACTGATGAAACTGGCAGCGGAAAGAGACGTGGGGATCGAGATGTGCCCTTGCAGCAATTTTCAGACGAAAGCGGTGCAGGAGGGAGAAGAATATCCACTGGCGCTCTTTTGGGAACAGGGGCTTCTGGTAACGGTTAATACCGATAATCGTACCGTCAGTCAGACCAGCGAGACCAGAGAACTGAAGATGGCACTGGAACTGATGGAAGCGTCCCAAAAACCGGTGGAAGATGAGAAGACATTTTGCAGAAAACTGATGGAAAACAGTATCCGGACAGCATTTTTGCCGGAGGAAGAAAAGGAGCGTCTGCGACATATTCTGGAAAAATTTTCCTGAGGAAAGCAGAGGCATAAGTTGACAAACCGCAGACACGATGGTAGGCTAGAACCATCTCGGGTGTCAGATCGGACATACAGAAAGGAATCATGAAATGAGAGAAAAATACGAATCATTATCAGCCGGACAGCTTCGGGAAGTAGCCAAAGCAAGAGGACTGAAAGGAATCTCTGCTCTGAGGAAAGAGGAACTTGTACAGCGGATGCTGGATGAGGACGCCAAAGAGCAGGAAAAACAGATTGAAGATAAAAAAGCAGAATTTGGACAGTTGGACAGTGGCATCGAGGCAAATGGGATTCTGGAAGTGCTCGCGGACGGTTATGGATTTATCCGCAGCGATAATTACATGCCGGGTGAAAATGATGTGTATGTATCCCCTTCTCAGATTCGCCGCTTCAATCTGAAGACAGGAGATATTGTACGGGGAAGTACAAGAGTAAAAAAAGAAAATGAAAAGTTCGGTGCACTGCTGTATGTGACTTCTATCAACGGCATGTCACCGAATGAGAACACCAAACGGTATAATTTTGAAGATATGACGCCGATTTTCCCGGATTCCCGCCTGCGTCTGGAACGCCCGGGCGGAAGCATGGCGATGCGGATTGTAGATCTGATCAGCCCGATCGGAAAAGGGCAGAGAGGTATGATCGTATCTCCACCGAAAGCCGGTAAAACGACACTGTTAAAAGAGGCAGCGCAGTCCATTCTTCGAAACAGCCCGGATATGCATCTGATCATTCTGCTGATCGATGAACGTCCGGAGGAAGTAACCGATATCCGGGAGGCGATCCGCGGAGACAATGTAGAAGTTATTTATTCTACATTCGATGAACAGCCGGAACACCACAAACGGGTATCCGAGATGACAATTGAGAGAGCGAAGCGCCTGGTAGAACATAAAAAAGATGTCACGATCTTTATTGACAGTATCACACGACTGGCAAGGGCATACAACCTGACCGTTCCGCCGAGTGGAAGAACACTTTCCGGTGGTCTGGATCCGGCGGCTCTGCATATGCCGAAACGCTTCTTCGGTGCTGCGAGAAATATGAGAGAGGGTGGAAGCCTGACCATCCTTGCCACAGCACTTGTGGATACCGGAAGTAAGATGGATGATGTGGTATACGAAGAGTTCAAGGGTACCGGTAACATGGAGCTGGTACTGGATCGAAAACTGCAGGAAAAGAGAGTATTCCCGGCTATCGATATCGCAAAATCAGGAACCAGAAGAGAGGATCTGCTGCTGAGCCAGGACGAGCAGGAAGCCGTCTATATCATGCGAAAAGCCCTGAACGGTATGAAGGCAGATGAGGCGGTAGAAAACATTCTGAACATGTTTACAAAGACCCGAAACAACCAGGAACTGGTAAATCAGGTAAAGAATCAGAAATTTATCTAAAAGCACTTGCTTTTTTTTGGAGTACATGCTATAATTTACAAGCTGTTTAAATTTGAGAAAATAGTAAAATATATATAAGAAAATTGGAAGAGGTGAAAGAAATGAGAGAAGGAATCCATCCAGATTATTATCAGGCAACAGTAACATGTAACTGCGGTAACACATTCGTAACAGGTTCTACAAAGAAAGATATCCATGTAGAAATCTGCTCCAAATGTCATCCATTCTACACTGGTCAGCAGAAAGCTGCTGCAGCTCGTGGACGTATTGACAAGTTCAACAAAAAATACGGTATTAACGCATAAGACAATAAGAAAAGACAAGCGGGTTGAGGTTTTTACAAATCTCAACCTGTTTTTCTCTATAGGAATGTAAGGGAGAAACGATGAAATCTTCAAATATAGGTGGTCAGGCCGTCATGGAAGGTATCATGATGCGCAGTGGAGATCAGTATTCCATTGGTGTCAGAAAGCCGGACGGTGAGATCGAGGTGAAGGTGGAGCCATACAAGAGCTGGGCAAAAGACAGTAGCATTTGGAAACTGCCTGTTTTCCGGGGTGTGGCTTCTTTTTTTGAATCTTTGATTGTGGGGATCCAGTGTCTGATGTACTCGGCAAGCTTTATCGAGGACGAAGAAGAGGAAGATACCGGAAAACCCAAAAAAGAAAAGACAGAAGAACAGAAAGAAAAAGAAGAAAAATGGCTGATGTACGGAACGATGACATTTTCCGTGGTATTTTCCATCGCTCTGTTTATCATGCTGCCTTATTTTCTGGCAAACTTTCTGCGACATGTGACAACATCGGAGGGACTGATTGCCGTTGTGGAAGCATGCGTGCGTATGATCCTGTTTCTCGGATATCTGGTGCTGATTTCCAGAATGAAAGATATCCAGCGGGTATTTATGTACCACGGAGCGGAACATAAGTGTATCAACTGTGTGGAACACGGACTGGAACTGAATGTGGAGAATGTGATGAAAAGCTCCAGAGAGCACAAACGCTGCGGAACGAGTTTTTTGCTGTTTGTCATGATCGTCAGTATTATTTTCTTCCTGTTTATCCGGGTGTCTTCCCCGGTACTGCGGGTGGTGATCCGTCTGCTTCTGATGCCGGTCATTGCCGGAGTATCGTATGAGATTATCCGTCTGGCAGGAAAAAGTGACAATAAGATCGTGGCGCTGTTGAGTAAACCGGGGCTGATGCTGCAGCATCTGACAACGAGAGAGCCGGAACCGGAGATGGCGGAGGTTGCCATCGCAGCGGTGGAAGCGGTATTTGACTGGAGAAGTTATCTGAAAGAGAACTTTCCGGAACAGTACGGAGAACAATCATGAGTACATTGAGACAGCTGCTTTCATGGGGAAGCGGAACACTTGCAAACGCTGAAGTCCCGGACAGCGGACAGGATGCGTGGATGCTGATGGAAGAAGTGTTCGGGATTGAAAAAAGCTATTATTTTCTTCACGGAGATGATAAAATAGACCCGAATACACAGAAAAGATATGAGGATATGATCCGAGAGCGTGCAAAGCGGATTCCGGTACAGTATCTGACCGGAAAAGCATGGTTTATGGGCTATGAATTTCTGGTCAATTCCAGTGTACTGATTCCGAGATTTGATACGGAAGTGCTGGTGGAAGAGGCGAAGAAACATATTATGCCGGGATGCCGGCTGTTGGATGTGTGTACCGGCAGTGGCTGTATCCTGCTGAGTCTGTTGGCAGAGTGTAAAGACAGGATTGCCATGGCAATGGGTGTGGATATTTCCAAAGATGCGCTGCAGGTTGCAATTGCAAACGGAAACCGGATGGAGCTTCCGGCGCAATTTCGGGAGAGCGATCTGTTTACGCATGTTACGGGTACTTATGATGTGATCGTGTCGAACCCGCCGTATATTGCGACCGGAGAACTGGCGGATCTGATGCCAGAGGTACGGGATCATGAGCCGGTGCTGGCGCTTGACGGAATGGAAGACGGATTGTATTTTTACCGGAAGATCGTGTCGCAGGCGGATGGATATCTGGCGCAGGGCGGATGGCTCTGTTTCGAGATTGGGTACGATCAGGGAGCGGCGCTGAAAGAAATGATGACAGAAGCCGGCTACGGACAGGTGCAGATCATCAAAGATCTGGCAGGACTTGACCGGGTAGCCGTCGGACAGAAAAAATAGAAGAATATACCAGGAGGAAAAGGAATGTTTGATAAATTAGAAGATCTGCTGGTTCGTCTGGAAGAGATTTTAAGTGAATTAAATGAGCCGGGTGTGGCAAATGATCCGGCGCGTTTTCAGAAACTGATGAAGGAACAGAGTGAACTGCAGCCTATCGTGGATGCATACAAAGAGTATAAAGCATGTCAGCAGACGGTAGAAGAGAGCCTGATGATGTTGGACGAAGAATCTGACGAAGAGATGCGTGAGATGCTCAAAGAGGAACTTTCCGATGCAAAAAGCAGAATCGAAGAACTCGAGACAGAGTTAAAGATCCTATTACTGCCGAAAGACCCGAATGACAGCAAAAACGTTATCGTTGAGATCCGTGCCGGTGCCGGTGGTGACGAGGCAGCCTTATTTGCAGCGGAGATCTACCGGATGTATGTAAAATACGCAGAGTCCCGCAGATGGAAAACCGAACTGATGTCCCTGAACGAAAACGGAATCGGCGGTTTCAAGGAAGTTACCTTTATGATCAACGGAGCGGGTGCGTATTCCCGTCTGAAGTATGAGAGTGGTGTACACCGTGTACAGCGTGTACCGGAGACCGAATCCGGCGGACGTATCCATACTTCCACCATTACCGTAGCGATCATGCCGGAGGCGGAAGAGATCGACTTCCAGCTGGATCTGAATGACTGTAAATTTGATGTGTTCCGTGCGTCCGGTAACGGTGGACAGTGTGTCAATACGACCGATTCTGCCGTACGTCTGACCCATATCCCGACCGGTATCGTCATTTCCTGTCAGGATGAAAAGTCACAGCTGAAAAACAGAGATAAAGCACTGCGTGTCCTGCGTTCCCGTCTGTATGATATGGAACTGCAGAAACGTCATGACGAAGAGGCAGAAGCGAGAAGAAGCCAGGTAGGTACCGGAGACCGTTCCGAAAAGATCCGTACTTACAACTTCCCGCAGGGACGTGTGACTGATCACAGAATCAAACTGACCCTGCATCGGCTGGATGCGATCTTAAACGGAGATCTCGATGAGATCATCGACAGCCTGATCGCCGCAGACCAGACCGCAAAACTGGCAAAAATGAACCAGTGATACCAGGGTCAAAAACATGAGTAAGTAGCCATTTTTCGAAGGAAAATGAGCGGATTACGAAGGTTTTTGAGGATTGTGAGAGTACGAAGTACGGAACAATCCGGTATCACAACATGATATATTATTAAAAAGATCGGAGGAAACATCATGGGAAAATATTTTGGTACAGATGGTTTTCGAGGAGAGGCAAATGTGGATCTGACCGTGGAACACGCCTACAAAGTGGGAAGATTTCTCGGATGGTACTATGGAAAAGATCACAAAGCACAGATTGTGATCGGAAAAGATACAAGAAGAAGCAGTTACATGTTTGAGTATTCTCTGGTAGCAGGACTGACCGCTTCCGGTGCGGATGTTTATCTGCTTCATGTAACTACCACACCGAGTGTTTCCTATGTGGTGCGGACAGAAAATTTTGACTGCGGAATCATGATCTCCGCCAGCCATAATCCGTTCTACGATAACGGCATCAAGATTATCGGCGGTAACGGACAGAAGATGGACGCGGAAGTGGAAACGATGATCGAAGCCTATATTGACGATGATGTTCCGAAGATCCCGTTTGCAACGAAAGAAAACATCGGACGGACCGTGGACTTCTCCGCGGGAAGAAACCGCTACATCGGTTATCTGATCTCCATTCCGATCCGATCGTTCAAGAATTACAGAGTCGGACTGGACTGTGCCAACGGAAGCGCTTCCTCTGTGGCAAAGAGCGTATTTGACGCACTGGGAGCCAAAACTTATGTGATCAACAACGAACCGGACGGAACGAACATTAATACGAACTGCGGTTCCACCCATATCGAGGTGCTGCAGCAGTTTGTCAAAGAAAAACATCTGGATGTGGGATTTGCCTACGACGGAGATGCGGACCGCTGTATCGCTGTGGATCATCTGGGCAATGTAGTGGACGGTGACCTGATCCTGTATATTTGCGGAAAATACATGAAAGAGACCGGAAAACTGGAAAACAACACAATCGTTACGACGATCATGTCCAATCTCGGTCTGTATAAAGCCTGTGACCGGGAGGGGATCCGGTACGAAAAAACAGCAGTGGGTGACAAATACGTCTGTGAGAATATGATGGCGAACGGACACAGCCTCGGCGGCGAACAGTCCGGTCATATCATTTTCAGCAAACATGCAACGACGGGAGACGGTATCCTGACCTCCCTGATGCTGATGGAAGTGATCATCGAGAAAAAACTGCCGTTAAATATCCTGGCATCCGAGGTGTCGATCTATCCGCAGCTTCTGGAAAATGTCCGGGTTGCCAACAAAGCAGCTGCAAGAAACAACGAAGAAGTGAAAAAAGCAATCGCATCGGTGGAAGAAGAGCTGGGAGAGGACGGAAGAATCCTCGTAAGAGAGAGCGGTACGGAGCCGGTGATCCGTGTCATGGTAGAAGCCAGAAAAGACGCGATCTGCCGTGAGATGGTACAGCGGGTGATCGATGTGATGGATAAAGAGGGACTGATTTTGTCATGAGAAAAGAGGTACTGGCGATTGGATGTGCGCTGATGATGCTGTGTGGCTGTGGAAACAACAGTGCGGCGCAGCATTATGAGAGCGGATGGGCAGCCTTGGAAAAGAAAGATTACAGCACTGCGGAACAAGAATTTCAGCAGGTGATCGATCTGGACAGCCGGCTGGCGGAAAGTTACCGGGCAGAAGGAATTGCGTACTATTCGGAAGGGGCTTACCCGGAGGCGATAGCCGCTTTTTCAAGAAGTCTGAACAATATGGATGATCCGGACAAAGAATTTAAGAAAGATGTACAGTTTTATCTTGCCCAGGCGCGGATGGATTATGGCGAGGTGGACAAGGCGATTGAAGTCTACAGTGAGATCCTGAAAGCCGGAGAAGACGCGCAGGCGTTCTTTTTGAGAGGAAAGGCATATATTATTTCCATGGATGATTACGAAAATGCCGGGAAAGACTTTCAGAGAGCGTTAAAAGGCTGTGAGGATTACAATCTGTACATCAATATTTATCAGATCTATGTGGATAATAACAAGGCAGTGGACGGTGACGCCTATCTGAAGATGGCGCTGGAATTAGAGCCGCAGGACGGGGAAGACTACTACCACAGAGGAAGAATCTACGAATATGAAAAAAATTATGAGGCAGCCAGAGATGAGCTGAAAACTTCGATGGAACAGGGATACGAGGATGCCATGCTGCTTCTGGGACGGGTATATCTGGAGATGGAAGATCCGGCAAGTGCCAGATCCATGTATCAGGAATATCTGCAAAAAAGCGAACAGGGTGCGAAAGCCTATAACGGACTCGCGATGTGTGATATCTATGACGGTGCGTATGACAGTGCGCTGGAAAATATTGCACGGGGGCTGAAAGAGAACTCCAAAGAGGATGAGCAGGGGCTTTTGTATAACGAGATCGTGGCGTATGAATACAAGCGTGATTTTGCCACGGCGAA is part of the Blautia faecicola genome and encodes:
- the add gene encoding adenosine deaminase — encoded protein: MKERKWLADLPKVDLHCHLDGSLNLETVRNLTGKQEISWEDLQAAADCDSLKTYLEKFDLPLLGMQTAEGLREAAKSFLLDLKKENVMYVEVRFAPQLSVHEGFGCSQVIEAVLEGLREAEAICKISWRVICCAMRHHTMEQNLEVFRTATEYLDRGVCAVDLAGDEASYPASQFTDLFAEARALGIPFTIHAGECHSTENVRTSIEMGAKRIGHGIAMKEDPELMKLAAERDVGIEMCPCSNFQTKAVQEGEEYPLALFWEQGLLVTVNTDNRTVSQTSETRELKMALELMEASQKPVEDEKTFCRKLMENSIRTAFLPEEEKERLRHILEKFS
- the rho gene encoding transcription termination factor Rho → MREKYESLSAGQLREVAKARGLKGISALRKEELVQRMLDEDAKEQEKQIEDKKAEFGQLDSGIEANGILEVLADGYGFIRSDNYMPGENDVYVSPSQIRRFNLKTGDIVRGSTRVKKENEKFGALLYVTSINGMSPNENTKRYNFEDMTPIFPDSRLRLERPGGSMAMRIVDLISPIGKGQRGMIVSPPKAGKTTLLKEAAQSILRNSPDMHLIILLIDERPEEVTDIREAIRGDNVEVIYSTFDEQPEHHKRVSEMTIERAKRLVEHKKDVTIFIDSITRLARAYNLTVPPSGRTLSGGLDPAALHMPKRFFGAARNMREGGSLTILATALVDTGSKMDDVVYEEFKGTGNMELVLDRKLQEKRVFPAIDIAKSGTRREDLLLSQDEQEAVYIMRKALNGMKADEAVENILNMFTKTRNNQELVNQVKNQKFI
- the rpmE gene encoding 50S ribosomal protein L31 translates to MREGIHPDYYQATVTCNCGNTFVTGSTKKDIHVEICSKCHPFYTGQQKAAAARGRIDKFNKKYGINA
- a CDS encoding DUF1385 domain-containing protein, which codes for MKSSNIGGQAVMEGIMMRSGDQYSIGVRKPDGEIEVKVEPYKSWAKDSSIWKLPVFRGVASFFESLIVGIQCLMYSASFIEDEEEEDTGKPKKEKTEEQKEKEEKWLMYGTMTFSVVFSIALFIMLPYFLANFLRHVTTSEGLIAVVEACVRMILFLGYLVLISRMKDIQRVFMYHGAEHKCINCVEHGLELNVENVMKSSREHKRCGTSFLLFVMIVSIIFFLFIRVSSPVLRVVIRLLLMPVIAGVSYEIIRLAGKSDNKIVALLSKPGLMLQHLTTREPEPEMAEVAIAAVEAVFDWRSYLKENFPEQYGEQS
- the prmC gene encoding peptide chain release factor N(5)-glutamine methyltransferase, translating into MSTLRQLLSWGSGTLANAEVPDSGQDAWMLMEEVFGIEKSYYFLHGDDKIDPNTQKRYEDMIRERAKRIPVQYLTGKAWFMGYEFLVNSSVLIPRFDTEVLVEEAKKHIMPGCRLLDVCTGSGCILLSLLAECKDRIAMAMGVDISKDALQVAIANGNRMELPAQFRESDLFTHVTGTYDVIVSNPPYIATGELADLMPEVRDHEPVLALDGMEDGLYFYRKIVSQADGYLAQGGWLCFEIGYDQGAALKEMMTEAGYGQVQIIKDLAGLDRVAVGQKK
- the prfA gene encoding peptide chain release factor 1, with protein sequence MFDKLEDLLVRLEEILSELNEPGVANDPARFQKLMKEQSELQPIVDAYKEYKACQQTVEESLMMLDEESDEEMREMLKEELSDAKSRIEELETELKILLLPKDPNDSKNVIVEIRAGAGGDEAALFAAEIYRMYVKYAESRRWKTELMSLNENGIGGFKEVTFMINGAGAYSRLKYESGVHRVQRVPETESGGRIHTSTITVAIMPEAEEIDFQLDLNDCKFDVFRASGNGGQCVNTTDSAVRLTHIPTGIVISCQDEKSQLKNRDKALRVLRSRLYDMELQKRHDEEAEARRSQVGTGDRSEKIRTYNFPQGRVTDHRIKLTLHRLDAILNGDLDEIIDSLIAADQTAKLAKMNQ
- the glmM gene encoding phosphoglucosamine mutase, translated to MGKYFGTDGFRGEANVDLTVEHAYKVGRFLGWYYGKDHKAQIVIGKDTRRSSYMFEYSLVAGLTASGADVYLLHVTTTPSVSYVVRTENFDCGIMISASHNPFYDNGIKIIGGNGQKMDAEVETMIEAYIDDDVPKIPFATKENIGRTVDFSAGRNRYIGYLISIPIRSFKNYRVGLDCANGSASSVAKSVFDALGAKTYVINNEPDGTNINTNCGSTHIEVLQQFVKEKHLDVGFAYDGDADRCIAVDHLGNVVDGDLILYICGKYMKETGKLENNTIVTTIMSNLGLYKACDREGIRYEKTAVGDKYVCENMMANGHSLGGEQSGHIIFSKHATTGDGILTSLMLMEVIIEKKLPLNILASEVSIYPQLLENVRVANKAAARNNEEVKKAIASVEEELGEDGRILVRESGTEPVIRVMVEARKDAICREMVQRVIDVMDKEGLILS
- a CDS encoding tetratricopeptide repeat protein, with the protein product MRKEVLAIGCALMMLCGCGNNSAAQHYESGWAALEKKDYSTAEQEFQQVIDLDSRLAESYRAEGIAYYSEGAYPEAIAAFSRSLNNMDDPDKEFKKDVQFYLAQARMDYGEVDKAIEVYSEILKAGEDAQAFFLRGKAYIISMDDYENAGKDFQRALKGCEDYNLYINIYQIYVDNNKAVDGDAYLKMALELEPQDGEDYYHRGRIYEYEKNYEAARDELKTSMEQGYEDAMLLLGRVYLEMEDPASARSMYQEYLQKSEQGAKAYNGLAMCDIYDGAYDSALENIARGLKENSKEDEQGLLYNEIVAYEYKRDFATAKEKMKTYLEQYPEDEAALRENEFLSTR